The following are from one region of the Corylus avellana chromosome ca1, CavTom2PMs-1.0 genome:
- the LOC132167829 gene encoding F-box protein At5g51370-like: MSDSAETNPKAPNHPSPIPKQSKRVARARPLSLPDIFFKDQEAFKHAILQMQLHQPNHQFPLATSPSPSSPTTSCSSSNTDLTALSLDPPAPDPTSLLSDTLLLHIFSKLTVSQYHSNSLVCKRWLFLHGRLVQSLKLLDWGFLDSGRIFRRFANVSDVDIVRACIRSRRNSGILVTHKAVSVHVDSNFSGNGFIGAADFLPTRVIDQGLKSLAESYPNLRRLVAIGASEDGLSWVTKECQILQELELHCCGDLSLRGISGCTNLQIVKLVGWVDGFYGSVVSDIGLTILAQGCRRLVRLELCGCEGSYDGIKAIGQCCQMLEEMILRDHRMDAGWLAALSYCGNLKTLKLQSCRSIDSSPGPDEHLGLCRTLEGLHLQRCQMRPRDQHGVRALFLVCREVREIVLQDCWGLENDVFGFAGICRGVKVLSLEGCSLLTVEGLELVILSWKELQRLRVISCNKIKDSEVTPDLAALFSVLKELKWRPDSRSLLQSSLAETGLGKKGGRFFRTFKV; the protein is encoded by the exons atgtCAGATTCAGCAGAGACAAACCCTAAAGCTCCCAATCACCCAAGCCCAATTCCAAAGCAATCAAAGAGGGTGGCCAGAGCAAGACCTTTGAGCCTCCCAGACATATTCTTCAAAGACCAGGAAGCTTTCAAGCATGCTATTCTCCAGATGCAGCTCCACCAACCCAACCACCAATTCCCGCTCGCCACGTCGCCGTCTCCTTCCTCCCCAACAACCTCCTGCTCGTCCTCTAACACCGACCTCACCGCCCTCTCCCTAGACCCGCCTGCACCCGATCCCACCTCCCTCCTCTCCGACACTCTTCTGTTGCACATCTTCTCAAAGCTTACCGTCTCACAATACCATTCCAATTCTTTGGTCTGCAAGCGCTGGTTGTTCCTTCACGGTCGCTTGGTGCAATCGCTCAAGCTCTTGGACTGGGGGTTTCTCGACTCGGGTCGGATTTTTCGCCGGTTCGCCAACGTCTCGGACGTCGATATCGTCCGCGCCTGCATCAGGTCGCGCCGAAACTCCGGTATTCTCGTGACCCACAAGGCCGTTTCGGTCCACGTCGATTCGAACTTCTCCGGAAATGGGTTTATCGGGGCGGCCGATTTCTTGCCGACCCGGGTTATTGACCAGGGGCTCAAGTCGCTGGCCGAGTCGTACCCGAATCTCCGGAGATTGGTGGCTATCGGAGCGAGCGAAGATGGGTTGTCGTGGGTGACCAAGGAGTGTCAGATACTGCAGGAATTGGAGCTCCATTGTTGTGGGGATTTGAGCTTGAGAGGGATTTCGGGGTGTACGAACTTGCAGATTGTGAAATTAGTCGGTTGGGTGGATGGATTTTACGGCTCGGTGGTATCGGATATCGGGTTGACGATATTGGCGCAAGGGTGTAGGCGGTTGGTGAGACTTGAGCTGTGCGGTTGCGAGGGAAGCTACGACGGGATCAAGGCGATCGGGCAGTGCTGCCAGATGCTCGAGGAAATGATCCTGAGAGATCACAGGATGGATGCGGGGTGGTTGGCCGCTTTGTCGTATTGTGGGAATTTGAAGACTTTAAAGCTGCAGTCGTGCAGGAGCATCGACTCGAGCCCTGGCCCAGACGAGCATCTGGGGTTGTGTCGGACGCTGGAAGGCTTGCATTTGCAGCGGTGTCAAATGCGGCCACGGGATCAGCACGGCGTGAGAGCGCTGTTTTTGGTGTGTAGGGAGGTTAGGGAAATTGTGTTGCAGGATTGTTGGGGGTTGGAGAATGATGTTTTCGGCTTTGCTGGTATTTGTAG GGGGGTGAAGGTGCTTTCTTTGGAAGGATGCTCATTGCTGACAGTGGAAGGTTTGGAGTTGGTAATCCTTTCTTGGAAGGAGCTTCAAAGACTTAGAGTAATATCATGTAACAAAATAAAGGACAGTGAAGTGACTCCTGACCTCGCAGCCTTGTTCTCTGTTcttaaagaattaaaatggcgACCAGATTCCAGGTCTCTCCTCCAATCAAGTCTTGCTGAGACTGGTTTGGGAAAGAAAGGCGGTCGTTTTTTCAGGACTTTTAAGGTATGA